The following proteins come from a genomic window of Lolium rigidum isolate FL_2022 chromosome 5, APGP_CSIRO_Lrig_0.1, whole genome shotgun sequence:
- the LOC124653990 gene encoding GPI mannosyltransferase 2-like: MAAPLAAVVRLAAVSRALVLALSLLARLLFRPYDTSASLHPPCLSSPSSHNSTAAAVAISSLAVWDGVHFARSAECGYEYEQSFAFLPLLPASMALLSRTLFAPLVPVLGYRAVLVLSGHVLNNVAFVAAAAYFYRLSVLILKDSGAAYRASVLFCFNPASVFYSSLYSESLYALFSLGGLFYLFSGANTVAMIMLAVSGSARSNGALNAGYFCFQALLQAYDAAIQKKRPILAVQALITGFLRSTFIFIPFFAFQAYGYLNICLHGNSDELRPWCKAKLPLLYSFIQSHYWGVGFLRYFQVKQLPNFLLASPVLSLAVYSIAHYTKMLHQLFQSNNIHEKIIATVEGRSVELCESSDVATVLKSAFSSGLNNKKQAHTEVKKRKSAASEATSASLDSDRPTGRILKVDKEECPILVLPFILHLTFMTFTAFFVMHVQVSTRFLSASPPIYWAASRILVSPRGSSKRWGYFIVVYFIAYILLGSLLFPNFYPFT, translated from the exons ATGGCGGCCCCGCTAGCCGCCGTCGTACGGCTCGCCGCCGTCTCCCGCGCCCTGGTCCTCGCCCTCTCCCTCCTCGCTCGCCTCCTCTTCCGCCCCTACGACACCTCGGCCTCCCTCCACCCGCCCTGCCTCTCCTCCCCGTCCTCTCACaattccaccgccgccgccgtcgccatctcGTCCTTAGCAGTGTGGGACGGCGTCCACTTCGCCCGCTCCGCCGAGTGCGGCTACGAGTACGAGCAGTCGTTCGccttcctccccctcctccccgccTCCATGGCCCTCCTCTCCCGAACCC TGTTCGCCCCGCTGGTGCCGGTGCTGGGGTACAGGGCCGTGCTCGTGCTCTCCGGGCATGTTCTCAACAACGTGGCGTTCGTTGCCGCCGCGGCCTACTTCTACAG ATTGTCTGTACTGATATTAAAGGACTCAGGAGCAGCCTACCGAGCgtctgttctcttttgcttcaatcctGCTTCAGTGTTCTACTCATCACT ATATTCAGAAAGTCTTTATGCGCTGTTTTCGCTTGGTGGGCTGTTCTACCTGTTTTCCGGTGCCAATACCGTTGCAATGATAATGCTCGCTGTCTCTGGTTCCGCTAGGTCAAATGGAGCACTTAATGCTGGTTATTTCTGTTTTCAGGCTTTGCTACAAGCATATGATGCTGCTATACAGAAGAAAAGGCCTATA TTGGCAGTGCAGGCCCTTATCACTGGATTTTTGCgctccacttttatatttatACCATTCTTTGCTTTCCAAGCATATGGATATTTAAACATATGCCTACACGGGAACTcagatgagttgaggccatggtgCAAAGCAAAATTGCCCCTTTTGTACAGTTTTATTCAGAGCCACTACTG GGGAGTTGGTTTCTTGAGATACTTTCAAGTGAAGCAGCTGCCCAACTTTCTTTTAGCTTCACCAGTACTGTCCCTTGCAGTTTATTCTATAGCTCATTACACAAAAATGCTTCATCAACTCTTCCAGTCAAATAACATACATGAGAAAATTATTGCAACTGTTGAGGGGAGGTCAGTTGAATTATGCGAAAGCTCAGATGTTGCCACGGTGTTGAAGAGTGCATTTTCTAGTGGACTAAATAACAAAAAACAAG CACACACTGAGGTTAAGAAGAGAAAATCTGCTGCCTCCGAGGCTACTTCGGCATCTCTAGATAGCGACAGGCCAACCGGTCGAATTCTGAAAGTTGATAAGGAGGAGTGCCCCATACTAGTTCTTCCTTTCATTTTACATCTGACATTCATGACATTTACTGCCTTCTTCGTGATGCACGTCCAG GTGTCGACGCGATTTCTGTCTGCTAGTCCCCCAATCTACTGGGCTGCTTCGCGCATTTTGGTTTCTCCAAGGGGCTCGTCCAAGAGATGGGGATACTTCATCGTCGTTTACTTCATTGCTTATATTCTTCTAGGCAGTTTGCTCTTCCCCAACTTCTACCCGTTTACATGA